One Rosa chinensis cultivar Old Blush chromosome 3, RchiOBHm-V2, whole genome shotgun sequence DNA window includes the following coding sequences:
- the LOC112192216 gene encoding uncharacterized protein LOC112192216 — protein sequence MAKLPSVEINPQFITFTHVTMESNKYTCVQETMSQNSIVIIDMSVLNQRRLCTYESKLPNPCFERWPMSSVATCALLLLVLLLGSFVSPSTTSPAVSRLPRSTVFFSNRRTNCPRALFWFFLCLTIKITSNSSNI from the exons ATGGCGAAG CTTCCGAGTGTTGAGATTAATCCGCAATTCATAACATTTACGCATGTTACTATGGAGTCCAATAAGTACACATGTGTTCAGGAAACAATGTCGCAGAATAGTATTGTGATTATTGATATGAGTGTGCTGAATCAACGCCGACTCTGCACTTATGAATCCAAACTCCCAAATCCTTGCTTTGAAAG GTGGCCGATGTCTTCTGTAGCAACATGTGCACTACTTCTCCTTGTGCTCCTTCTTGGTAGCTTTGTCTCACCATCAACAACATCACCAGCGGTATCTAGGTTACCCAGGTCTACAGTCTTCTTCAGCAATAGGCGCACTAATTGTCCTCGTGCTCTTTTTTGGTTCTTTCTTTGTCTTACCATCAAGATCACAAGCAATAGTAGCAACATCTAG